From Diaminobutyricibacter sp. McL0608, one genomic window encodes:
- a CDS encoding alpha/beta hydrolase produces the protein MTTGKTMRPGRRVGTRWSVLAVFTVVALTLSGCVGLFLPSQTRATSTPVAEDVAADLQPFYQQKLEWTSCASGMQCTTVKAPLDWANPSAGQVKLALIRHQATGTRLGSLLVNPGGPGASGYDFIKNSLDFAADKKLQASYDVVGFDPRGVGRSSAVTCYAPAQMDAYLYDITPGVRGSDEWIANNVRTAKEFGSACASNTGALLDHVDTVSAAHDLDLMRATLGDKKLNYLGYSYGTYLGTVYAGMYPQKTGRLVLDGALDPASDNNDVTTIQAKGFESALRAYLADCLAHAHCPFSGTVADGMATITDLLASVEASPIRNSDGRELGANTLVTAIIFPLYDRASWRYLSKMFSSVMQGSASFAFQLADAYNNRNDDGTYADNSMEAFTAVNCLDYSYNADPSVMKQQAAELAKAAPVIGPYLSYGDISCANWPYKSTLKRGPIAAAGSAPILVVGTTNDPATPYVWAQNLSRELENGHLVTYKGEGHTAYNKSNSCVNNTVDDFFVHGTVPAEDPKC, from the coding sequence GTGACAACAGGCAAGACAATGCGGCCCGGTCGACGTGTCGGGACCCGCTGGTCGGTGCTCGCCGTCTTCACGGTCGTGGCACTGACGCTCAGCGGATGCGTCGGGCTCTTCCTGCCGTCTCAGACGCGCGCGACATCGACCCCCGTCGCCGAAGATGTCGCTGCCGACCTTCAGCCGTTCTACCAGCAGAAACTCGAGTGGACCAGCTGCGCCAGCGGCATGCAGTGCACGACAGTGAAAGCGCCGCTCGACTGGGCGAACCCGTCGGCCGGGCAGGTCAAACTCGCGCTCATCCGTCACCAGGCGACCGGGACGCGCCTCGGTTCTCTGCTGGTCAACCCGGGCGGCCCGGGCGCATCCGGCTACGACTTCATCAAGAACTCGCTCGACTTCGCAGCCGACAAGAAACTGCAGGCCTCCTACGACGTCGTCGGGTTCGATCCTCGCGGTGTCGGCCGGTCCTCGGCGGTCACCTGCTACGCGCCTGCGCAGATGGACGCCTACCTCTACGACATCACGCCCGGAGTTCGCGGGTCAGACGAATGGATCGCCAACAACGTCAGAACGGCCAAGGAATTCGGGAGCGCCTGCGCGAGCAACACCGGTGCACTGCTCGATCACGTCGACACTGTGAGTGCCGCCCACGATCTCGACCTCATGCGAGCGACACTCGGCGACAAGAAACTGAATTACCTCGGATACTCCTACGGCACCTACCTCGGCACCGTCTACGCAGGCATGTACCCGCAGAAGACGGGGCGCCTGGTACTCGACGGCGCTCTCGATCCCGCCTCGGACAACAACGACGTCACCACCATCCAGGCCAAGGGTTTCGAGAGCGCGCTCCGCGCCTACCTCGCGGACTGCCTGGCGCACGCACACTGCCCGTTCTCGGGAACAGTCGCAGACGGCATGGCGACGATCACCGACCTCCTCGCGTCAGTCGAGGCGAGTCCGATCCGCAACAGCGACGGGCGTGAGCTCGGTGCGAACACTCTGGTGACGGCCATCATCTTCCCGCTGTACGACCGCGCGAGCTGGAGGTATCTGAGCAAGATGTTCAGCTCCGTCATGCAAGGTTCCGCCTCGTTCGCCTTCCAGCTGGCCGACGCATACAACAACCGCAACGATGACGGAACCTATGCGGACAACTCCATGGAAGCCTTCACCGCGGTCAACTGCCTCGACTACAGCTACAACGCCGATCCGTCCGTCATGAAGCAGCAGGCGGCCGAACTCGCCAAGGCCGCGCCGGTGATCGGTCCCTATCTCTCCTATGGCGACATCTCGTGCGCGAACTGGCCGTACAAATCGACGCTGAAGCGCGGTCCGATCGCTGCCGCCGGCTCGGCCCCGATCCTCGTCGTGGGCACGACGAACGACCCGGCTACGCCGTATGTCTGGGCGCAGAACCTCTCCAGGGAACTCGAGAACGGCCACCTTGTGACCTACAAAGGCGAAGGGCACACCGCTTACAACAAGTCGAACTCCTGCGTGAACAACACGGTCGACGACTTCTTCGTCCACGGGACGGTGCCGGCCGAGGACCCGAAATGCTGA
- a CDS encoding type II secretion system F family protein yields MRTDRAQRRPEIDRLATLAETLATLLEAGIGPAPAWSYLAESTDDPFAASVGRGITSGDTVVCAIMSGRDDPPPRVREARAALAAVWWVATESGSPLADCLRACGESFHRQGDTERDIAVALAGPVLTARMVSFLPLVGLLFGMALGFDTLGTLTGNPVGWALLSGGALLMGLGAAWNRRLSHRATPSGSAPAIELELLAMALAGGAAISVAREVVADACRRFLSGGRDSVPAIERVLELSARAGIPAGALLRSEADRGRRESRSAGQAAAASLAVRLMLPLGLCVLPAFMLLGVAPLLLAIVSSTFESL; encoded by the coding sequence ATGCGAACTGACAGGGCGCAGCGCCGACCTGAGATCGACCGTCTCGCCACGCTCGCCGAGACACTGGCGACGCTGCTGGAGGCCGGGATCGGCCCAGCGCCCGCGTGGTCGTATCTGGCTGAGTCGACCGACGATCCGTTTGCGGCATCGGTCGGCCGCGGGATCACAAGCGGGGACACTGTCGTCTGCGCCATCATGAGTGGCCGGGACGACCCGCCGCCTCGTGTGCGTGAAGCCAGGGCCGCGCTCGCGGCGGTGTGGTGGGTGGCCACAGAGTCCGGATCACCGCTTGCCGATTGCCTTCGGGCTTGCGGGGAGTCCTTTCACAGACAGGGGGATACGGAGCGTGACATCGCCGTTGCGCTCGCGGGACCGGTGCTGACGGCCCGAATGGTGTCCTTCCTTCCCCTGGTCGGACTCCTCTTCGGGATGGCGCTGGGCTTCGACACCCTGGGCACGCTCACCGGAAATCCGGTCGGATGGGCGCTTCTTTCGGGCGGCGCTCTGCTCATGGGACTCGGCGCGGCCTGGAATCGGCGGCTCTCCCACCGGGCGACCCCGTCCGGCTCCGCGCCGGCGATCGAGCTCGAGCTCCTCGCAATGGCGCTTGCGGGAGGCGCGGCCATATCGGTTGCCCGTGAGGTCGTCGCGGATGCGTGTCGTCGTTTCCTGTCCGGGGGCCGTGACAGCGTGCCCGCCATCGAACGGGTGCTCGAGCTGTCCGCCCGCGCAGGGATTCCGGCGGGGGCGCTCCTTCGAAGCGAAGCAGACCGCGGGCGACGCGAGTCGCGCAGCGCCGGGCAGGCCGCGGCGGCATCGCTGGCAGTCCGGTTGATGCTGCCCCTCGGCCTCTGCGTGCTGCCGGCCTTCATGCTCCTCGGCGTCGCTCCGCTGCTGCTCGCCATTGTTTCCTCCACATTCGAGTCGTTGTGA
- a CDS encoding alpha/beta fold hydrolase, which produces MNIILVPGFWLDASSWSGVSPTLVDAGHDVQALTLPGLESVDADRSGIGLRDHVDAVTAAIDAATAPVVLVGHSGAGAMIHAAADARPDRVARAIYVDSVPLGEGGFVTDDYAPVGDSVPLPEWDAFEPEDVIDLTDDLRANFRARAVPEPYRVMTDRQHLHNARRYDVPSTVIACEFSTQQLRQWIDGGVPFVAELSRMHDVELIDLPTGHWPQFTRPADLGAAIVAAVSRDIA; this is translated from the coding sequence ATGAACATCATCCTGGTTCCCGGCTTCTGGCTCGACGCGTCCTCCTGGTCGGGGGTGTCGCCGACACTGGTGGACGCAGGTCATGACGTGCAAGCGCTCACCCTGCCTGGACTCGAGTCCGTCGACGCCGACCGCAGCGGCATCGGGCTGCGCGACCACGTCGACGCCGTCACCGCCGCGATCGATGCTGCGACCGCCCCAGTGGTTCTCGTCGGTCATTCCGGCGCGGGCGCGATGATCCATGCGGCGGCGGATGCGCGTCCCGACCGCGTCGCACGCGCCATCTACGTCGACAGCGTGCCCCTCGGCGAAGGCGGTTTCGTCACAGACGACTACGCCCCCGTCGGCGACAGCGTGCCGCTTCCCGAGTGGGATGCGTTCGAGCCCGAGGACGTCATCGATCTCACCGACGATCTGCGCGCGAACTTCCGCGCCCGCGCCGTGCCCGAGCCGTATCGGGTGATGACCGACCGGCAGCACCTTCACAACGCCCGGCGATACGACGTGCCGTCGACGGTCATCGCCTGCGAGTTCTCGACGCAGCAGCTTCGACAGTGGATTGACGGAGGCGTACCTTTCGTCGCGGAGTTGTCGCGGATGCACGACGTCGAGCTGATAGACCTGCCGACAGGGCACTGGCCCCAGTTCACCCGCCCCGCAGACCTCGGTGCGGCAATCGTCGCGGCGGTCTCACGCGACATCGCCTGA
- a CDS encoding DUF4244 domain-containing protein: MTHKAWSRAVAALSDERGSATAEYAVATMAAVGFAGLLVVILRGDEVRQVLTDLVRRALSIDV; the protein is encoded by the coding sequence ATGACACACAAGGCATGGTCACGCGCAGTGGCAGCACTCTCAGACGAGCGGGGATCGGCGACAGCCGAGTACGCCGTCGCAACGATGGCCGCTGTGGGGTTCGCCGGGCTCCTTGTGGTCATACTCCGCGGAGACGAGGTCAGGCAGGTACTGACCGATCTCGTGAGGCGAGCTCTCTCCATCGATGTGTGA
- a CDS encoding TetR family transcriptional regulator: protein MSVIEEELGLRERKRLATRRAIQLAAVELASKRGFDKVTIDEISHLANVSPRTFFNYFPSKESAIIGELPEMPDSFTIEEFVEAGPHEPILDGIRKLLVAAIDTGDLDTGGPAVDAGDARTARDLHNLRRALLKDNPELFALRMASMHQFEDALSAVIQRRLAHDTPGLADDPETLHQRARLVTYVAFAGMRHAWSCWADHGGVEPLADRLRSSFEQLQTLSSVVR, encoded by the coding sequence ATGAGCGTCATCGAGGAAGAACTGGGGCTGCGCGAACGCAAGCGCCTGGCCACACGTCGTGCGATCCAGCTTGCGGCTGTGGAACTCGCCAGCAAGCGCGGGTTCGACAAAGTCACCATCGACGAGATCAGCCACCTGGCGAACGTCTCGCCGCGAACGTTCTTCAACTACTTCCCGTCGAAAGAGTCGGCGATCATCGGTGAATTGCCCGAAATGCCCGACTCGTTCACGATCGAAGAATTCGTGGAAGCGGGGCCGCATGAGCCCATCCTCGACGGCATCCGCAAACTTCTGGTCGCGGCGATCGACACGGGCGACCTCGACACCGGCGGTCCGGCGGTCGATGCCGGGGATGCTCGAACAGCGCGCGACCTGCACAACCTGCGGCGCGCGCTCCTCAAGGACAACCCGGAACTGTTCGCGCTACGGATGGCGAGCATGCATCAGTTCGAGGATGCGCTCAGTGCGGTCATCCAGCGGCGTCTCGCACACGACACGCCGGGGCTCGCCGACGACCCCGAGACGCTGCACCAGCGGGCGCGCCTTGTCACCTATGTGGCATTCGCCGGAATGCGCCACGCCTGGTCCTGCTGGGCAGACCACGGCGGTGTCGAACCCCTGGCGGATCGTCTGCGCAGTTCGTTCGAACAGCTCCAGACACTCAGCAGCGTCGTCCGCTGA
- the topA gene encoding type I DNA topoisomerase produces the protein MPDTKKLVIVESPTKVKSIAQYLGAGYEVMASVGHIRDLIEPKNLPPELKKGSLGKFSVDVENDFEPYYVVSDQKKKTVADLKRALKDADELLLATDEDREGEAIAWHLIEVLKPKVPVRRMVFHEITREAIERARDNTREIDAALVDAQETRRILDRLYGYEVSPVLWRKVGPGLSAGRVQSAATRLVVDRERERLAFVAAGYWDLTAQLAPTSEGDRAASSFEGRLVRLSGERIATGRDFDDRGQLKSSARTLDESAASALAEAIALPSTVVAVSKVESKPYSRRPAAPFTTSTLQQEAARKLRFSARQTMSVAQSLYENGYITYMRTDSPSLSKQATDAARKQAADLYGAETVPDKPRTYAGKNKSAQEAHEAIRPSGETFRTPAELASVLRGNDMRLYDLIWKRTVASQMADAKGQTASVTIEASLTEGDNSGTVAEFSASGTVITFRGFLHAYEEGRDEERNATTEPTESKLPPLEAGQKLEVVDVEAKGHETTPPPRYTEASLVKTLEELGVGRPSTYASIISTIVDRGYVTPRGQALVPSWVAFSVVRLLEDYFGELVEYDFTAEMEDDLDRIAGGEAERNDWLNSFYFGSDKHKGLRQVIDNLGDIDARTINSIRINDDITLRIGKYGPYLEIVEPGAAEGATPRRVNIPQDLAPDELTPAKALELIDAPVQTDRILGVNPANGKQVVAKDGRFGPYVTELEPEEPEALNVDGASVDPETGEIVEAPARAAVKSKKAVAKKATASKPRTASLFKSMDLATIDMDTAMQLLDLPRVVGADPTTGDEIQAQNGRYGPYLKKGTDTRSLTAEDEIFSIDLAGALDLFAQPKYGARRASSALKEFEADPVSGKPIKIKDGRFGPYVTDGVTNATIPKSEMVEEVDFERAVQLLADKRAKGPAKKPAAKKATTTRKTPAKKAAITRKASTAT, from the coding sequence GTGCCAGACACGAAGAAGCTGGTCATCGTCGAGTCACCGACGAAGGTGAAGTCGATCGCCCAGTACTTGGGAGCGGGATACGAGGTCATGGCCTCGGTTGGTCACATCCGCGACCTGATCGAGCCCAAGAACCTTCCGCCGGAGCTCAAGAAGGGCTCGCTCGGCAAGTTCTCCGTCGACGTCGAGAACGACTTCGAACCGTACTATGTCGTCTCCGACCAGAAGAAGAAGACGGTCGCCGACCTGAAGCGCGCCCTCAAAGACGCCGACGAACTCCTGCTCGCAACTGATGAGGACCGCGAAGGCGAAGCCATCGCGTGGCACCTGATCGAAGTCCTGAAGCCCAAAGTGCCTGTGCGTCGCATGGTCTTCCACGAGATCACCCGCGAAGCGATCGAGCGTGCACGGGACAACACCCGCGAGATCGACGCTGCGCTCGTCGATGCCCAGGAGACGCGACGCATCCTCGACCGCCTGTACGGGTACGAGGTGTCGCCGGTTCTCTGGCGCAAAGTAGGTCCCGGCCTTTCGGCGGGCCGCGTGCAGTCCGCCGCCACCCGTCTCGTAGTCGACCGTGAGCGGGAACGCCTCGCGTTCGTCGCCGCCGGCTACTGGGACCTCACGGCGCAGCTGGCACCGACTTCGGAGGGTGACAGAGCTGCCAGTTCATTCGAAGGACGCCTGGTCAGGCTCTCCGGCGAACGAATCGCCACAGGACGAGACTTCGACGACCGCGGCCAGCTGAAGAGCAGCGCCCGAACCCTCGACGAATCGGCCGCCTCCGCGCTGGCCGAGGCGATCGCTCTGCCGAGCACCGTCGTCGCAGTCAGCAAGGTCGAGTCCAAGCCGTATTCGCGCCGTCCCGCGGCCCCGTTCACGACCTCGACGCTCCAGCAGGAGGCCGCACGAAAGCTGCGGTTCTCTGCGCGCCAGACGATGAGCGTCGCCCAGTCGCTCTACGAGAACGGCTACATCACCTATATGCGCACCGACTCGCCGTCGCTCTCGAAGCAGGCGACCGACGCGGCGCGTAAACAGGCTGCAGACCTCTACGGTGCCGAGACCGTACCCGACAAGCCACGGACCTACGCGGGAAAGAACAAGAGCGCGCAGGAGGCCCACGAGGCGATCCGTCCCTCAGGCGAGACCTTCCGAACGCCGGCGGAGCTGGCTTCCGTCCTGCGTGGCAACGACATGCGACTCTACGACCTCATCTGGAAGCGCACCGTCGCATCGCAGATGGCCGATGCCAAGGGCCAGACCGCCTCAGTGACGATCGAGGCTTCGCTGACCGAAGGCGACAACTCCGGTACTGTGGCCGAATTCTCGGCCAGTGGAACGGTGATCACGTTCCGCGGCTTCCTCCACGCCTACGAAGAAGGCCGGGATGAAGAGCGGAACGCGACGACGGAGCCGACCGAGTCCAAGCTTCCTCCGCTCGAGGCGGGCCAGAAACTGGAAGTGGTGGATGTCGAGGCGAAGGGCCACGAAACCACTCCGCCGCCGCGCTACACAGAGGCGAGCCTGGTGAAGACGCTCGAAGAGCTGGGTGTCGGCCGACCGTCCACCTACGCGTCGATCATCTCGACGATCGTCGACCGAGGGTACGTGACACCGCGAGGCCAGGCGCTCGTTCCCAGCTGGGTCGCGTTCTCCGTGGTCCGGCTGCTCGAAGACTATTTCGGCGAACTGGTCGAATACGACTTCACCGCCGAGATGGAGGACGACCTCGACCGCATCGCCGGGGGAGAAGCCGAGCGGAACGACTGGCTCAACAGCTTCTACTTCGGAAGCGATAAGCACAAGGGCCTCCGTCAGGTCATCGACAACCTGGGCGACATCGACGCGCGAACGATCAACTCCATCCGCATCAATGACGACATCACTCTCCGCATCGGCAAGTACGGCCCCTATCTCGAGATCGTTGAGCCCGGCGCCGCCGAAGGCGCCACACCGCGCCGGGTGAACATCCCGCAAGACCTCGCTCCCGACGAACTCACGCCTGCAAAAGCGCTCGAACTGATCGATGCGCCGGTGCAGACCGATCGGATTCTCGGCGTGAACCCGGCGAACGGTAAGCAGGTCGTCGCAAAAGACGGCCGGTTCGGCCCCTACGTCACCGAGCTTGAACCAGAGGAGCCCGAAGCGCTGAACGTTGACGGCGCGAGCGTCGACCCCGAGACCGGCGAGATCGTCGAGGCTCCGGCGCGTGCCGCCGTCAAGTCGAAGAAGGCCGTCGCCAAGAAGGCAACGGCGTCGAAGCCGCGTACCGCGTCGCTCTTCAAGTCCATGGATCTTGCGACGATCGATATGGATACGGCCATGCAGCTATTGGACCTTCCGCGGGTTGTCGGGGCCGACCCGACCACGGGCGACGAGATCCAGGCTCAGAACGGTCGCTACGGCCCATACCTGAAGAAGGGTACGGACACCCGCTCGCTGACTGCGGAAGACGAGATCTTCTCGATTGACCTCGCAGGCGCACTCGACCTGTTCGCGCAGCCCAAATACGGCGCGCGGCGAGCGTCGAGCGCTCTCAAGGAATTCGAAGCTGACCCGGTGAGCGGCAAGCCGATCAAAATCAAAGACGGGCGTTTCGGACCCTATGTGACCGACGGCGTGACCAACGCGACGATCCCCAAGAGCGAAATGGTCGAAGAGGTCGACTTCGAACGCGCGGTGCAGCTGCTGGCCGACAAGCGGGCAAAGGGACCAGCCAAGAAACCCGCGGCCAAGAAGGCGACCACGACCAGGAAAACGCCTGCCAAGAAGGCGGCCATCACACGTAAGGCATCGACCGCCACGTGA
- a CDS encoding Clp protease N-terminal domain-containing protein, translating into MGGSSRTRPRKSSCLSQSAMQIGVPISLDTLISFVRAIHPDGDALDALSDARRVSGRVEDQADALIGYFVDQARRAGASWSQIGDSMGVSKQAAQQRHVARSGELVAGGRLFERFAPRARNALVVSRQLAADDDQATETEPRHIIGALLSEPDSVAAQAVHALGVSDEKVFDALRLPPVVRLESDASAEQTRSVQFGIEAKKLIARSLDIALHYVHNYIGTEHLILSGATEGPAQAELEALGLSSAQLRPVIENLIGAVQAAKQSKPE; encoded by the coding sequence TTGGGCGGCTCCAGTAGGACCCGTCCACGAAAATCGAGCTGTCTGTCTCAATCTGCGATGCAGATTGGGGTTCCGATTTCCCTGGACACCTTGATCAGCTTCGTTCGGGCGATCCACCCCGACGGTGATGCCCTTGATGCGCTGTCTGATGCGAGGCGGGTTTCTGGCCGCGTCGAGGATCAGGCGGATGCGCTGATCGGCTATTTCGTGGATCAGGCTCGCCGCGCCGGGGCTTCCTGGAGCCAGATCGGCGACAGTATGGGTGTCTCGAAACAAGCGGCTCAGCAGCGTCATGTCGCTCGCTCGGGTGAGCTGGTTGCGGGCGGAAGGCTCTTCGAGCGGTTCGCCCCACGCGCCCGCAATGCCCTGGTCGTCTCACGCCAGTTGGCGGCCGACGACGATCAGGCCACCGAGACCGAGCCTCGCCACATCATCGGCGCCCTGCTCAGTGAGCCGGACAGTGTTGCAGCCCAGGCGGTTCATGCCCTCGGCGTCAGCGACGAGAAGGTGTTCGACGCCCTACGACTCCCTCCGGTCGTCCGCCTGGAATCCGACGCCAGCGCGGAGCAGACGCGCTCGGTCCAGTTCGGTATCGAGGCGAAGAAGCTCATCGCCCGCTCGCTGGACATCGCTCTGCACTACGTCCACAACTACATCGGGACAGAGCACCTCATTCTGTCGGGCGCCACCGAGGGTCCGGCCCAAGCCGAGCTCGAGGCGCTAGGCCTCAGTAGCGCACAGCTTCGCCCGGTGATCGAGAACCTGATCGGCGCAGTGCAGGCAGCCAAGCAGTCGAAGCCCGAGTGA
- the tmk gene encoding dTMP kinase, with protein sequence MSERNDQGLFITLEGGDGSGKSTQAQLLSDWLREHGRTVVRTREPGGTDVGVEIREIVLHHRGDIAPRAEALLYAADRAHHIETFVRPALARGEVVIQDRYLDSSVAYQGVGRVLDPTEIRNLSLWAAEGLLPDLTILLDLDETVARTRLDSARTRYDRLEAEKAEFHARVRAAYLGLAADEPGRFLVLDAAQPVGEIAAAIRERVDTLL encoded by the coding sequence GTGAGCGAACGGAACGACCAGGGCCTGTTCATCACGCTCGAAGGCGGTGACGGTTCGGGAAAATCGACTCAGGCGCAACTGCTTTCCGACTGGCTGCGCGAACACGGAAGGACCGTCGTCAGAACGCGCGAACCCGGCGGAACCGACGTCGGCGTCGAAATCCGCGAGATCGTCCTGCATCACCGCGGTGACATCGCACCGCGGGCAGAGGCGCTTCTCTACGCAGCAGATCGCGCCCACCACATCGAAACGTTCGTCCGCCCGGCTCTCGCACGAGGCGAAGTCGTCATCCAGGACCGATACCTCGATTCGTCAGTGGCCTATCAGGGCGTCGGGCGCGTCCTCGACCCGACAGAGATCCGCAACCTCTCCCTCTGGGCGGCCGAAGGTCTCCTGCCCGACCTCACCATCCTTCTCGACCTCGACGAGACCGTCGCTCGTACGCGACTGGACAGCGCGCGGACCCGCTACGATCGCCTCGAAGCCGAGAAGGCTGAGTTCCACGCCCGCGTGCGGGCCGCCTACCTCGGGCTCGCGGCAGACGAGCCGGGACGGTTCCTGGTTCTCGACGCCGCACAGCCGGTCGGCGAGATCGCTGCCGCGATCCGCGAGCGCGTCGACACACTCCTCTGA
- a CDS encoding TadE family type IV pilus minor pilin, whose amino-acid sequence MCDAVESTSERGSVTAEFAVVAPAIVLVLALCLGALQAVTQQLRITDAAADAARALGRGDAVETVTARARTAIGAVTLSVASEGDFICARLRSPGPAGPFGALGLTLVGRSCAVAGGL is encoded by the coding sequence ATGTGTGACGCAGTTGAATCCACCTCCGAGCGAGGCAGCGTCACCGCGGAGTTCGCGGTCGTCGCTCCGGCGATCGTCCTCGTCCTCGCGCTCTGCCTGGGTGCGCTTCAAGCGGTGACCCAGCAGCTCCGGATCACGGATGCGGCTGCCGACGCCGCACGGGCGCTGGGGCGTGGCGACGCCGTCGAAACGGTCACCGCTCGCGCTCGCACGGCGATCGGTGCGGTGACGCTCTCCGTAGCGAGCGAGGGAGACTTCATCTGCGCCCGCCTTCGATCGCCCGGCCCTGCCGGTCCGTTCGGGGCACTCGGGCTCACTCTGGTCGGACGGTCGTGCGCGGTCGCGGGCGGTCTCTGA
- a CDS encoding DNA polymerase III subunit delta', whose protein sequence is MAVWDDLTGQAEAIAIFEAAASARDGGAMTHSWLITGPPGSGRSNLAFAFAAALLSPGDPEGDLATRRQVDARTHPDLAVLSTERVIISIEEVRSLVASSQFSPSSSHYRVMIIEDADRMSERTSNVLLKALEEPPERTVWILCAPSDADLIPTIRSRVRTVRLRVPSTTDVAELIQRRDGVDEVVAERAAREAQSHIGMAHRLATNAEARRRREETIAIALGIRSVSDAVLAAARLLEIAGADAKAITEERDAEEREHTLRSLGIEPGGTIPPALRGQLRQLEEDQKRRATRSLRDGIDRILVDLLSLYRDVVMLQLGSASELVNKERHDQLVLLSTHSTPADTLAAMDSIASARERIDGNVAPALALEAMLVSIVRGSARS, encoded by the coding sequence ATGGCAGTGTGGGACGACCTGACAGGTCAGGCTGAAGCCATTGCCATCTTCGAGGCAGCGGCAAGCGCGCGAGACGGCGGCGCTATGACGCATTCGTGGCTCATCACCGGGCCGCCGGGATCGGGGCGGTCCAACCTCGCCTTCGCGTTTGCCGCCGCCCTGCTCAGTCCGGGCGACCCCGAAGGCGACCTCGCCACCCGTCGTCAGGTCGACGCACGAACCCACCCCGACCTCGCCGTGCTCAGCACTGAGCGCGTGATCATCTCGATCGAAGAAGTGCGCAGTCTCGTCGCGAGTTCCCAATTCTCACCATCCTCCAGCCACTATCGCGTGATGATCATCGAAGACGCCGACCGTATGAGCGAACGCACATCGAACGTGCTCCTCAAGGCGCTCGAAGAACCGCCCGAGCGCACCGTGTGGATCCTCTGCGCTCCGAGCGACGCCGACCTGATTCCGACCATCAGGTCCCGTGTGCGCACCGTCCGCCTGCGCGTTCCGAGCACGACCGACGTCGCCGAACTCATCCAGCGGCGCGACGGCGTCGACGAGGTCGTAGCGGAGCGTGCCGCCCGCGAGGCGCAGAGCCACATCGGCATGGCCCACCGGCTTGCGACCAATGCGGAAGCCCGGCGGCGGCGCGAAGAGACCATCGCGATCGCCCTCGGAATCCGATCGGTCTCCGACGCCGTGCTGGCTGCGGCCCGCCTGCTCGAGATCGCGGGGGCAGACGCCAAGGCGATCACCGAAGAGCGAGACGCAGAGGAGCGAGAGCACACACTCCGATCGCTCGGGATCGAACCGGGCGGCACGATCCCCCCGGCCCTTCGCGGTCAGCTCCGGCAGCTCGAAGAAGACCAGAAGCGTCGTGCCACGCGCAGTCTCCGAGACGGCATCGACCGCATCCTCGTCGACCTGCTCTCGCTCTATCGCGACGTCGTGATGCTGCAGCTCGGCAGCGCGAGCGAACTCGTCAACAAAGAACGTCACGACCAGCTGGTGCTTCTCAGCACGCATTCGACTCCGGCAGATACCCTCGCAGCAATGGATTCGATCGCGTCCGCGCGCGAACGCATCGACGGCAACGTCGCACCCGCACTTGCGCTGGAGGCGATGCTCGTCTCGATCGTGCGCGGGTCAGCACGATCCTGA